From a region of the Citricoccus muralis genome:
- the priA gene encoding bifunctional 1-(5-phosphoribosyl)-5-((5-phosphoribosylamino)methylideneamino)imidazole-4-carboxamide isomerase/phosphoribosylanthranilate isomerase PriA, producing the protein MTEKKLELLPAVDVQDGQAVRLVQGEAGTATGYGEPLEAALAFQQAGAEWIHLVDLDAAFGRGDNREVMSRVVTELGVKIELSGGIRDDASLENALEMGATRVNLGTAALEDPEWTARVIERFGDQIAVGLDVRGTTLAARGWTKEGGDLWEVLARLEEAGCSRYVVTDVTKDGTLKGPNTELLAEVAARTAKPVVASGGISSLEDIAALYAMVGVGTAGPGAGVEGAIMGKALYAGRFTLEQALAVASGATLEAAVAEHPTP; encoded by the coding sequence TTGACCGAGAAGAAGCTTGAACTGCTGCCCGCCGTGGACGTCCAGGACGGTCAGGCCGTCAGGCTCGTCCAGGGCGAGGCCGGTACCGCCACCGGGTACGGCGAACCTCTGGAGGCCGCTCTGGCCTTCCAGCAGGCCGGTGCCGAGTGGATCCACCTGGTGGACCTGGACGCCGCGTTCGGCCGCGGGGACAACCGCGAGGTCATGTCCCGCGTGGTCACGGAGCTCGGCGTGAAGATCGAACTCTCCGGCGGCATCCGGGACGACGCCTCCCTGGAGAACGCCCTGGAGATGGGCGCCACCCGCGTCAACCTCGGCACCGCCGCCCTGGAGGACCCCGAGTGGACGGCACGGGTCATCGAGCGCTTCGGTGACCAGATCGCTGTCGGGCTGGACGTGCGTGGGACCACCCTGGCCGCCCGCGGTTGGACGAAGGAGGGCGGGGACCTCTGGGAGGTGCTGGCGCGCCTCGAGGAGGCCGGCTGCTCCCGCTACGTCGTCACCGATGTCACCAAGGACGGCACCCTGAAGGGCCCGAACACCGAGTTGCTGGCCGAGGTCGCCGCGAGGACCGCCAAGCCCGTGGTCGCCTCCGGTGGCATCTCCTCGCTGGAGGACATCGCCGCGCTCTACGCGATGGTGGGTGTGGGGACCGCCGGCCCGGGAGCAGGCGTCGAGGGCGCCATCATGGGCAAGGCCCTCTACGCCGGCCGCTTCACGCTCGAGCAGGCGCTCGCCGTCGCCTCCGGCGCCACCCTCGAGGCGGCGGTGGCGGAGCACCCCACCCCGTGA
- a CDS encoding SseB family protein, whose protein sequence is MTGPDSGPHLPGHIQAAIQRNLERQHRDDAGRPADSAGLAWEGRDLSGDGIDGSANPLHAFDTDDGTADPAWGPVLDRLADGEAGEPAVVDVLSRMRVFAAVLPTVAEMAHDHDGHSHGDKESDIALVTLKAPDGRTALPVFTNVPALTAWHPQARPVATWMPRACLSAVDEGAELVVVDPAAERTFVVRRPAVWALAQQQDWTPSYADEALADELASLVDLVPGLAQIGLAPGSGVASRTASGAVLPGGGSGPELQLVAYPDAELASAQDEAGLRLLAATLQQVLGEVPSLAEKADSVEITIGRPTHT, encoded by the coding sequence GTGACCGGTCCCGACTCCGGCCCTCACCTCCCCGGGCACATCCAGGCCGCCATCCAGCGGAACCTGGAGCGCCAGCACCGGGACGACGCCGGCCGCCCCGCCGACTCGGCCGGCCTCGCCTGGGAGGGCCGGGACCTCTCCGGAGACGGGATCGACGGCTCGGCCAACCCGCTGCACGCGTTCGACACGGACGACGGCACCGCGGACCCCGCCTGGGGACCAGTGCTGGACCGGTTGGCGGATGGCGAGGCGGGGGAGCCCGCCGTGGTGGACGTGCTGTCCCGCATGCGCGTGTTCGCCGCCGTGCTGCCGACCGTCGCAGAGATGGCCCACGATCACGACGGGCACAGCCACGGGGACAAGGAGTCGGACATCGCCCTGGTGACGCTGAAAGCCCCGGACGGCCGGACGGCGCTGCCCGTCTTCACCAACGTCCCCGCCCTGACGGCCTGGCATCCGCAGGCCCGGCCCGTCGCCACATGGATGCCGCGTGCGTGCCTGTCCGCGGTGGACGAGGGGGCCGAGCTGGTCGTGGTGGATCCGGCGGCCGAGCGCACCTTCGTGGTGCGGCGGCCGGCTGTGTGGGCGCTGGCCCAGCAGCAGGACTGGACGCCGTCGTACGCCGATGAGGCGCTGGCCGATGAGCTGGCGTCCTTGGTGGACCTGGTCCCGGGTCTGGCACAGATTGGGCTGGCCCCCGGCTCCGGGGTGGCCTCTCGGACGGCCTCCGGTGCTGTGCTGCCGGGCGGTGGCTCCGGGCCGGAACTGCAGCTTGTGGCCTACCCGGACGCCGAGTTGGCGTCGGCCCAGGACGAGGCCGGGTTGCGGCTGTTGGCCGCGACCCTGCAGCAGGTGCTCGGCGAGGTGCCCTCCCTGGCGGAGAAGGCGGACTCGGTGGAGATCACGATAGGGCGACCCACGCACACCTAG
- the hisB gene encoding imidazoleglycerol-phosphate dehydratase HisB — protein MGAELISGRKSRIQRTTSESDVYVEMDLDGTGTSEISTSVPFYDHMLTALAKHSQVDLTVRATGDTHIDVHHTVEDVAISLGEVLKTALGDKSGIRRFGEASVPLDEALARAVVDVSGRPYLVHEGEPEGQQYHLIGGHFTGSMTRHVFEAITYHASICLHMDVVRGRDPHHIVEAQFKAFARALRAAVEDDPRVTGVPSTKGAL, from the coding sequence ATGGGCGCAGAGCTGATATCCGGACGCAAGTCCCGGATCCAGCGGACCACTTCCGAGTCCGACGTCTACGTCGAGATGGACCTGGACGGAACCGGGACCTCGGAGATCTCCACGTCCGTGCCGTTCTACGACCACATGCTGACGGCACTGGCCAAGCATTCCCAGGTCGATCTGACGGTGCGGGCCACGGGGGACACCCACATCGACGTGCACCACACCGTGGAGGACGTGGCGATCTCCCTCGGCGAGGTCCTGAAGACCGCACTGGGGGACAAATCAGGCATCCGCCGCTTCGGCGAGGCCTCGGTGCCGCTGGATGAGGCACTGGCGCGCGCCGTCGTCGACGTCTCCGGGCGCCCCTACCTGGTGCACGAGGGCGAGCCGGAGGGCCAGCAATACCACCTGATCGGGGGACACTTCACCGGGTCCATGACCCGCCACGTCTTCGAAGCCATCACCTACCACGCGTCGATCTGCCTGCACATGGACGTCGTCCGCGGCCGGGACCCCCACCACATCGTGGAAGCGCAGTTCAAGGCGTTCGCCCGGGCCCTGCGCGCCGCGGTGGAGGACGACCCGCGGGTGACCGGGGTGCCGTCCACGAAGGGAGCGCTATGA
- the hisH gene encoding imidazole glycerol phosphate synthase subunit HisH, protein MTGTRFGSRPTVAVLDYGSGNTHSAVRALQRAGADAELTADADTVMNADGLVVPGVGAFQSVMEALQATGATRWIGRRVAGGRPVLGICVGHQILFDAGVEHGVRTEGMAEWPGVVEALPAPIVPHMGWNTVRPPAGSDLFRGIEDERFYFVHSYGVLDWTFDQTHQAMNPPRVTWSHHGADFIAAVENGPLSATQFHPEKSGDAGMQLLTNWLGTL, encoded by the coding sequence ATGACCGGAACTCGCTTCGGATCTCGGCCGACCGTCGCTGTCCTCGACTACGGCTCCGGCAACACGCACTCCGCCGTGCGCGCTCTCCAGCGGGCCGGGGCGGACGCCGAACTGACGGCCGACGCGGACACCGTCATGAACGCGGACGGGCTCGTGGTCCCCGGCGTGGGCGCCTTCCAGTCCGTCATGGAGGCCCTCCAGGCCACCGGCGCCACCCGGTGGATCGGCCGCCGCGTGGCCGGCGGCCGGCCCGTGCTTGGCATCTGCGTGGGCCACCAGATCCTGTTCGACGCCGGCGTGGAGCACGGCGTGCGCACCGAAGGCATGGCCGAGTGGCCCGGCGTGGTGGAGGCGCTGCCCGCTCCGATCGTGCCGCACATGGGCTGGAACACCGTGCGGCCGCCCGCCGGCTCGGACCTGTTCCGTGGCATCGAGGATGAGCGCTTCTACTTCGTGCACTCCTATGGGGTGCTGGACTGGACCTTCGACCAGACGCACCAAGCGATGAACCCACCGCGGGTGACGTGGTCCCACCACGGGGCCGACTTCATCGCAGCCGTGGAGAACGGGCCGCTGTCCGCCACCCAGTTCCACCCGGAGAAGTCCGGGGACGCCGGCATGCAGCTGCTCACCAACTGGCTCGGAACCCTCTGA